A genomic segment from Thermococcus sp. LS1 encodes:
- the tuf gene encoding translation elongation factor EF-1 subunit alpha, with the protein MAKEKPHVNIVFIGHVDHGKSTTIGRLLFDTANIPENIIKKFEEMGEKGKSFKFAWVMDRLKEERERGITIDVAHTKFETPHRYITIIDAPGHRDFVKNMITGASQADAAVLVVAATDGVMPQTKEHAFLARTLGIGHIIVAINKMDMVNYDEKKFKQVAEQVKKLLMMLGYKDFPIIPISAWEGDNVVKKSDKMPWYKGPTLIEALDQIPEPPKPTDKPLRIPIQDVYSIKGVGTVPVGRVETGVLRVGDVVIFEPASTIFHKPIQGEVKSIEMHHEPLQEALPGDNIGFNVRGVGKNDIKRGDVAGHTTNPPTVVRPRDTFKAQIIVLNHPTAITVGYTPVLHAHTLQVAVRFEQLLAKLDPRTGNVVEENPQFIKTGDSAIVILRPTKPMVIEPVKEIPQMGRFAIRDMGQTVAAGMVISIQKGE; encoded by the coding sequence ATGGCAAAGGAGAAGCCACACGTTAACATAGTCTTTATCGGCCACGTCGACCACGGAAAGAGCACCACCATCGGAAGGCTGCTCTTCGACACCGCCAACATACCGGAGAACATCATCAAGAAGTTCGAGGAGATGGGTGAGAAGGGTAAGTCCTTCAAGTTCGCTTGGGTCATGGACAGGCTCAAGGAGGAGAGGGAGAGGGGTATCACCATCGACGTTGCCCACACCAAGTTCGAGACCCCGCACAGGTACATCACCATCATCGACGCTCCGGGCCACAGGGACTTCGTTAAGAACATGATCACCGGTGCCAGCCAGGCCGACGCTGCCGTTCTCGTCGTCGCCGCCACCGACGGTGTCATGCCGCAGACCAAGGAGCACGCCTTCCTTGCCAGGACCCTTGGTATCGGCCACATCATCGTCGCTATCAACAAGATGGACATGGTCAACTACGACGAGAAGAAGTTCAAGCAGGTCGCCGAGCAGGTTAAGAAGCTCCTCATGATGCTCGGTTACAAGGACTTCCCGATCATCCCGATCAGCGCTTGGGAGGGCGACAACGTCGTCAAGAAGAGCGACAAGATGCCCTGGTACAAGGGCCCGACCCTCATTGAGGCCCTCGACCAGATCCCAGAGCCGCCGAAGCCGACCGACAAGCCGCTCCGCATCCCGATCCAGGACGTCTACTCCATTAAGGGTGTCGGTACCGTCCCGGTCGGCCGTGTCGAGACCGGTGTCCTCCGCGTCGGTGACGTCGTCATCTTCGAGCCGGCCAGCACCATCTTCCACAAGCCGATCCAGGGTGAGGTCAAGAGCATCGAGATGCACCACGAGCCACTCCAGGAGGCCCTTCCGGGTGACAACATCGGATTCAACGTCAGGGGTGTTGGTAAGAACGACATAAAGCGCGGTGACGTTGCTGGACACACCACCAACCCGCCGACCGTTGTCAGGCCGAGGGACACCTTCAAGGCCCAGATCATCGTCCTCAACCACCCGACCGCCATCACCGTCGGCTACACCCCGGTCCTCCACGCCCACACCCTCCAGGTCGCCGTCAGGTTCGAGCAGCTCCTCGCCAAGCTTGACCCGAGGACCGGTAACGTCGTCGAGGAGAACCCACAGTTCATCAAGACCGGTGACTCCGCCATCGTCATCCTCAGGCCGACCAAGCCAATGGTCATCGAGCCGGTCAAGGAGATCCCGCAGATGGGCAGGTTCGCCATCCGTGACATGGGCCAGACCGTCGCTGCCGGTATGGTTATCTCCATTCAG
- a CDS encoding elongation factor EF-2 yields MGRREEMIAKIKELMTQPERIRNMGIAAHIDHGKTTLSDNLLAGAGMISEELAGKQLVLDFDEQEQARGITINAANVSMVHTYEGQEYLINLIDTPGHVDFGGDVTRAMRAIDGAIIVVDAVEGVMPQTETVLRQALREYVKPVLFINKVDRLIKELKLGPNEILQRFAKIITDVNRLIKKYAPDEFKSQWMVKVEDGSVAFGSAYYNWALSVPYMKKTGVSFKDIVELTNAGDLKTLRQKAPLHVVVLDMVVRHLPNPLEAQKYRIPHLWRGDVNSDVGQAMLRCDPKGKMVMVVTKIILDKHAGEVATGRVWSGTVKTGQEVYLISAKRKARIQQVGIYMGPERVNMEAVPAGNIVAVTGLRDAMAGETVAQEQIEPFEALHYTSEPVVTVAIEAKNVKDLPKLVEALRQLAKEDPTLHVKIDEETGQHLLSGMGELHLEVKLVKLKEDWKLDVEVSPPIVVYRESVTKVSPIVEGKSPNKHNRFYITVEPMPDEIYQAIREGIIPEGRPKNPKEVAKKLAELGMDYEIAKGIVDIYNGNMFLDNTKGIQYLNEVMDLLVDGFHQAMDEGPLAKEPVMKVIVRLHDAKIHEDNVHRGPAQIYPAIRTAIHCAMMKAQPVLYEPYQKVIINVPYEYMGAVSREINQRRGQLIDMRQEGEVMIIIAEAPVAEMFGFAGAIRGATSGRALWSTEHAGFKRVPNELAVNIIRQIRQRKGLDPNPPKEQDVCPQQ; encoded by the coding sequence ATGGGAAGAAGGGAAGAGATGATTGCGAAGATTAAGGAGCTCATGACCCAGCCCGAGAGGATTAGGAACATGGGTATTGCCGCTCACATTGACCACGGTAAGACTACGCTGAGCGACAACCTGCTCGCTGGAGCAGGTATGATTAGCGAGGAGCTTGCCGGAAAGCAGCTCGTCCTTGACTTCGACGAGCAGGAGCAGGCGAGAGGAATTACCATCAACGCGGCCAACGTCTCGATGGTGCACACCTACGAGGGCCAGGAGTACCTCATCAACCTCATCGACACCCCGGGTCACGTTGACTTCGGTGGTGACGTTACCAGGGCCATGCGTGCCATCGACGGTGCTATCATAGTCGTCGACGCCGTCGAGGGTGTCATGCCCCAGACCGAGACCGTCCTCAGACAGGCCCTCAGGGAGTACGTCAAGCCGGTCCTCTTCATCAACAAGGTTGACAGGCTCATCAAGGAGCTCAAGCTCGGCCCGAACGAGATCCTTCAGAGGTTCGCCAAGATCATCACCGACGTCAACAGGCTCATCAAGAAGTACGCCCCGGACGAGTTCAAGAGCCAGTGGATGGTCAAGGTCGAGGATGGTAGCGTCGCCTTCGGTAGCGCCTACTACAACTGGGCCCTCAGCGTTCCCTACATGAAGAAGACTGGCGTTTCATTCAAGGACATCGTCGAGCTCACCAACGCCGGCGACCTTAAGACCCTCAGGCAGAAGGCCCCGCTCCACGTCGTGGTTCTCGATATGGTCGTCCGCCACCTCCCGAACCCGCTCGAGGCCCAGAAGTACAGGATCCCGCACCTCTGGAGGGGCGACGTCAACAGCGATGTCGGCCAGGCCATGCTCAGGTGTGACCCGAAGGGCAAGATGGTCATGGTCGTCACCAAGATTATCCTCGACAAGCACGCGGGTGAGGTCGCCACCGGCCGTGTCTGGAGCGGTACCGTGAAGACCGGCCAGGAGGTCTACCTCATCAGCGCCAAGAGGAAGGCCAGGATCCAGCAGGTCGGTATCTACATGGGTCCTGAGAGGGTCAACATGGAGGCCGTTCCGGCCGGTAACATCGTCGCCGTCACCGGACTGCGCGACGCCATGGCCGGTGAGACCGTCGCCCAGGAGCAGATCGAGCCGTTCGAGGCGCTCCACTACACCAGCGAGCCGGTCGTTACCGTGGCTATAGAGGCCAAGAACGTTAAGGACCTTCCGAAGCTCGTCGAGGCCCTCCGCCAGCTCGCCAAGGAGGACCCGACCCTCCACGTCAAGATCGACGAGGAGACCGGTCAGCACCTCCTCAGCGGTATGGGTGAGCTCCACCTTGAGGTCAAGCTCGTCAAGCTCAAGGAGGACTGGAAGCTCGACGTCGAGGTCAGCCCGCCGATCGTCGTCTACCGCGAAAGCGTCACCAAAGTCAGCCCAATAGTCGAAGGAAAGTCCCCGAACAAGCACAACAGGTTCTACATCACCGTCGAGCCGATGCCGGACGAGATCTACCAGGCCATCCGTGAGGGCATCATCCCAGAGGGCAGGCCCAAGAACCCGAAGGAGGTCGCCAAGAAGCTCGCAGAGCTCGGTATGGACTACGAGATCGCCAAGGGTATCGTCGACATCTACAACGGCAACATGTTCCTCGACAACACCAAGGGTATCCAGTACCTCAACGAGGTCATGGACCTCCTCGTCGACGGATTCCACCAGGCCATGGACGAGGGACCGCTCGCTAAGGAGCCAGTCATGAAGGTCATCGTCAGGCTCCACGACGCCAAGATCCACGAGGACAACGTCCACCGCGGTCCGGCCCAGATCTACCCGGCCATCAGGACTGCAATCCACTGCGCCATGATGAAGGCCCAGCCGGTCCTCTACGAGCCGTACCAGAAGGTCATCATCAACGTCCCGTACGAGTACATGGGTGCCGTCAGCAGGGAGATCAACCAGAGGCGCGGCCAGCTCATCGACATGAGGCAGGAGGGCGAGGTCATGATCATCATCGCCGAGGCTCCGGTCGCCGAGATGTTCGGATTCGCCGGAGCCATCCGTGGTGCCACCAGCGGAAGGGCCCTCTGGAGCACCGAACATGCAGGCTTCAAGCGCGTCCCGAACGAGCTGGCAGTCAACATCATCAGGCAGATCAGGCAGAGGAAGGGCCTCGACCCGAACCCGCCGAAGGAGCAGGATGTCTGCCCGCAGCAGTGA
- a CDS encoding HD domain-containing protein, which produces MKVIRDAIHGDIVLDEFALRIVDTPEFQRLRRITQLGLAYLAYPSARHTRFEHSLGTFWLAKKIAENNRDTVEGAVAYAALLHDLGHYPFSHALEALYGSHEENTRRVLKEGEIRDVIGERYSLKEFLSLLKHPIVSGDIDADRMDYLVRDAYYTGVAYGLVDLDRLIRNLRYDGEKLIIGQKGIMAAQSLLLARSMMYPTVYQHHVSRIASAMLIKAVELERISEKEIAAMDEVDLIARLRRSERDEVRELVKAIDDRRLYKRVVYTNEELKNVEELKKALEDEFGHLAILDYPLKPKFEEKNAFVEGGQRLSEVSPLVRSLVELKDTHWRWGVYAREDVREDVRRFVVDLLG; this is translated from the coding sequence GTGAAAGTCATCCGCGACGCCATTCACGGGGACATAGTCCTGGACGAGTTTGCGCTGAGGATTGTTGACACGCCTGAGTTCCAGAGGCTGAGGAGAATAACTCAGCTTGGGCTGGCGTACCTTGCATATCCATCCGCAAGGCACACACGCTTTGAGCACTCACTGGGAACGTTCTGGCTCGCGAAGAAGATAGCGGAGAACAACAGAGATACAGTTGAAGGAGCGGTGGCGTACGCCGCACTGCTCCATGATCTCGGACACTATCCATTCTCCCACGCCCTTGAGGCACTCTACGGGAGCCATGAGGAGAACACGAGGCGGGTTCTTAAAGAGGGCGAAATCCGAGATGTCATAGGGGAGCGCTACTCCCTCAAAGAATTCCTCAGCCTTCTCAAGCACCCGATAGTGAGCGGGGACATCGACGCCGACAGGATGGACTACCTCGTGAGGGATGCCTACTACACCGGCGTTGCATACGGACTCGTCGACCTCGACAGGCTTATAAGAAACCTCCGCTACGACGGCGAAAAGCTCATCATAGGGCAGAAGGGGATAATGGCCGCTCAGTCGCTGCTCCTCGCCAGGAGCATGATGTATCCGACCGTCTACCAGCACCATGTTTCCAGGATAGCGTCGGCGATGCTCATCAAGGCAGTCGAGCTTGAGAGAATAAGTGAGAAAGAAATCGCCGCCATGGACGAGGTCGATTTAATCGCCCGCCTTAGGAGAAGTGAGCGCGATGAGGTCAGGGAGCTGGTGAAGGCCATCGATGACAGAAGGCTCTATAAGCGCGTAGTTTATACCAATGAAGAGCTCAAGAATGTCGAGGAGCTTAAAAAGGCTCTTGAAGATGAGTTCGGCCACTTGGCTATTCTCGACTACCCACTGAAGCCGAAGTTCGAGGAGAAGAACGCATTCGTTGAGGGAGGCCAGAGGTTAAGCGAGGTCTCCCCTCTCGTCAGGAGCCTGGTGGAGCTCAAGGACACGCACTGGCGCTGGGGGGTTTACGCGAGGGAGGACGTCAGGGAGGATGTCAGGCGATTCGTGGTAGACCTCCTTGGCTGA
- a CDS encoding GTP cyclohydrolase IV — MIFETQEEVPEIRERLHRVGITNLRTVAKINWKGKVYTFLPLFEITIDVPEEKKGIHMSRLVESITEAMSEAVEEEVMEAHSSLEELGKAVIYRLEGKHPHKRAEVWIRTHLIIPRETPASKKTTYEPYDVEVGVIKNEDGSFEKVLRVKVIGNTACPHAMANNNGKTHIQRAIGELEVRTAFDEEIALEDMIDVVESSFSHPTYTLLKTVDENAVVQGMYRNPKFVEDVAREIFAKAKERFKGRIHVRVISNESIHKHDVIAETWS, encoded by the coding sequence CTGATATTTGAGACCCAGGAAGAGGTTCCCGAGATTAGAGAGCGTCTTCACCGTGTTGGAATAACGAATCTCCGCACGGTGGCAAAGATAAACTGGAAAGGGAAGGTGTACACTTTTCTCCCGCTCTTTGAGATAACTATCGACGTCCCGGAGGAGAAGAAGGGCATACACATGAGCAGGCTCGTGGAGAGCATAACGGAAGCGATGAGCGAGGCTGTTGAGGAAGAGGTAATGGAAGCCCACAGCTCGCTTGAAGAGCTTGGAAAGGCTGTCATTTATAGGCTCGAAGGCAAGCACCCACACAAGAGGGCTGAGGTCTGGATAAGAACTCACCTCATAATCCCTCGCGAGACTCCGGCGAGCAAAAAGACCACCTACGAGCCCTACGACGTTGAGGTCGGTGTCATCAAGAACGAGGACGGAAGCTTCGAGAAGGTTCTAAGGGTTAAGGTTATCGGAAACACCGCCTGTCCACACGCTATGGCGAACAACAACGGCAAGACGCACATACAGAGGGCGATAGGCGAGCTTGAGGTGAGAACGGCCTTTGACGAGGAGATAGCACTTGAGGATATGATAGACGTCGTTGAGAGCTCCTTCAGTCACCCAACCTACACTCTGCTCAAGACGGTGGATGAGAACGCCGTCGTTCAGGGCATGTACAGGAACCCGAAGTTCGTCGAGGACGTTGCGCGCGAGATATTCGCCAAGGCGAAGGAGCGCTTCAAGGGCAGGATTCACGTGAGGGTCATCAGCAACGAGAGCATCCACAAGCACGACGTCATAGCGGAGACGTGGAGCTGA